The genomic segment CGTGGGACGGGCCGACATCGATTCCTACGGCCTCTTCCCCGCCGACGGCGCCGCGCTGCTGCGCCGCCTGGAGACCGGGGAGACCCCGAACGACGCCGCCCGCTGGTACAACACCCAGTACGGCGAGACCGTCGACATGGTGGAATTCCTCGAAGTCCTCGAGGCCTTCGAACTGCTCGTGCCGGACGGCGAGGAGGTCGCCGAGGCGGGCGCGGTGCGCTGGCAGCGGCTCGGCCGGGCGCTCTTCTCTCCCGTGGCCTGGGTGCTGTACGGACTGCTGTTCATCGCCGGCATCGTCGCCATGTTCCGTGAACCGGCCGTGGTCCCGACCTACCACAACATCTTCTTCACCAGCTCGTCCCTGGTGGCGCTCGCCCTCGGCAACGTCCTCGGCCAGGCGCCGTGGATCCTGCTGCACGAGTCCTACCACGCACTGGCCGGACGCAGACTGGGCCTCAACTCCTCCCTCAGCATCGGCCGGCGCTTCTACTACGTCGTCTTCCTGACCAAGCTGGACGGACTCGTCGCCGTACCCCGGCGCAAGCGCTACCTGCCGATGCTCGCGGGCATGCTCGTCGACGTCCTGGTCGTCACCGGGCTGACGCTCGCCGCGGTGCCCCTGGCCGGCTCCGACGGCTTCGCCGGATTCCTGGGCCGCTTCCTGCTCGCGATGGCCTTCGGCACCCTGCTCCGGTTCGCCTGGCAGTTCTACTTCTTCCTGCGCACCGATCTGTACTACCTCGCCACCACGGTGCTGGGCTGCAACGATCTGCAGACCGTCGCCAAGGGCATGCTGCAGAACCGGCTCTACGGCCTGATCGGGCGGCGCGACAAGATCGTGGACGCGGAGACCTGGACCCCGCGCGACCGTGAGGTCGCCCGCTGGTACGTCTGGCTGATGGTCACCGGCTACGCGGTTCTCACCGGACTGCTCGTCACCGCCGTCGTCCCCGCCGCGATCCGGATCACCGAGATGGCCGTCAGGAAGCTCTTCTCCGACATCTCGCCGCTGAACGTCCTGGACGTGACGGTCTTCCTGATCCTCAACTTCGGCGAGCTGATCCTCGCGGGCATCCTCGCCGTCCGCGGCTACCGCCGCCGCACCCCCGCCACCGCCGGCTGAACCACGGCCCGAAGCATGGGCGGCCCGACCGGACCGCGCCCGCACCAACCGCGCCCGCACCAACCGCGGCCGGAACCCGGCCGCAGCCCACCGGAACGCCGTACGACGCGACGCAGAGGAGCAGTCCGCATGAACGAGGTTGTCCCCACTCACCACTGGGTCCGCGGCGGGCTGGTCCGGGACCGCGAGGCCGCCATGGAACGGCTCGGCCTGCCGGCCGGACCGGTCATGGTCGTGAACGCGCACCGCGGACTGCGCGGACCGTACACCGCCGCCGGGACCCTCGTACGCGCCATGGTGCCCGACGTCCTGCTCCGCGACCGGAAGCTGGTCGAGCGCTACGACATCGAACTGCTCTCCGCCGCGCCGGACCTCCGCTCCGTCGTCCCCAACTCCCGCGAGACGCTGACCTCCATGGCGCTCCCGGCCGAGCGCACCCGCTACTACGCCCGGCTACGCACCACGCGCATCTCCAACGGCCTGGTGGAGTTCGTCCGCGACGGTCTGGCCGCCGACGGGCCGCGCGTCCTCGTCGTGGAGAACGCCGACCGGGCCGAGGCCACCGACCTGGAGTTCCTCACCGCACTGGTCCGCCGGATCGACCCCACGCACCTGACCGTCGTCGTCCGCAGCGGCGGCACCGGACCCGCCGACGAGGCCCTGCTCGCCGTCCTCGCCGCCCGCGCCCAGGTCACCGAAGTCCACCCGTCCGCCGCGGCGGACGGGCCCGCCGACGCCTGGGCCTATGTCGCCACGGACTGCACCACCGACGAGCCGGCGCCGCTCGCGGCCTACGAGGCACTCGACCCCGCGGCGCGGGCGCTGCTGCACGACCGGCGCGCCGCCGAACTCGCCGAACGGGACGAGGAGTCGCTCCGGCTCGGCGCCATCGCCCACCACCTGGAGCACGGCTCCGATCCCGGCGGCGCGGGAGTGCCCGCGGTCTTCCACGCCATGGACCACAGCCTGTGCAACGGTTTCTACGAGGCGTGCGTCGACTACGGCCGGCGCGGACTGGCGCTCGTCGACCCCAGGACGGAACACGACCGCTGGTGGGCCTTCACCAAGGGCGTGACGCTCTCCCTCTCCATCCTCGGCCGCACCTACGAGGCCGAGAAGCTGGACGACCAGGCCCGGCTGAACTCCGTCAAGCCCGCCGTCCACATGGCCGCCGCCTACAACACGGCCATGCTCTACACCCGGCACAACGACCCCGAGGACCGCGACGAGTTCAAGGCCAAGGCCTGGCTGAACTCCGCCATCGCCACCGCGTCACTCATCGAGAACCGCGGCGACCGGGCCTTCCAGAGCGCCTTCTACAAGAACGGCCTGGCCCTGGTGGAGGTCAACCTCGGTGAGCCGACCGAGGCGCTGCGGCTGGTCGACGAGGCGATCAGCAGCCTCGACGAGCTGCTCGGCCCGGACGAGCACGTCCTGCACCGCTCGGTGCTCAAGAACAACAGGGCCCGGGTCTACCTCAGCCTCGGCCGCATCCAGGAGGCCCTCGCGGACTACGCGATCGTCATCCGGGAGGACCCCAACCACGCCGAGCACTACCTGGAACGCGGCAACATCCTGCGCCGGCTGGGCCGGCCCGAGGAGGCGTTCGAGGACTACGCGAGGGCCATGCGGCTCTCCCCGCCGTTCCCGGAGATCTACTACAACCGCGGCGACCTCCGGCTCAACGAGGGCGACACCGAGGGCGCACTCGCCGACTTCGGCTATGTCATCGAACTCGTCCCGGAATTCGTCGACGCGTACGTCAACCGGGCCGGTCTGCTGCTGGAGGCGGGCGAGCTGGACGCGGCCGAGCAGGACGCCAACACCGGCCTCGGCCACGAGCCCGACAACCCCTATCTGCACGCGGTCCTGGGCCAGGTGCACGCGGAGCGCGAGGAGTTCGAGGAGTCCCGGGCCGCCTTCGACCGTGCGCTCGCCGCCGACCCGGACATGATCACGGCACTGTCGGGACGCGCCGCCCTCGCCTACGACATGGGCGAACTGGACACCGCGGCCCTCGACCTCGGCCACGCCGTGGAACTGCAGCCGGACGACCCCGCGCTGCGCTACAACCGCGCCTTCGTCCACCAGGACACCGGCCACTGGGAAGAGGCCCTCGCCGACCTGGAGATCGCCGCCGGGCTGGCACCGGACGACTCCGACATCACCGAGGCGCTGGACACCTGCCGGCGCAAGGCGGCAGCCGCGCGATGAGCGCGGACGGAGCGGTGACGGCGGACGAGGCGGTACGCGAGCGGCAGCGGCCGCTGCGGTCGGTGCTCGGCCGCTTCGCCACCGGCGTGGCGGTCGTCACCACCGTCCGCCGGGGGCGCCCGGCCGGACTGACGGTCAACTCCTTCACCTCCCTGTCACTCGACCCGCCGCTGGTCCTGTGGTGCCTCAACCGCGCGTCCAACCACCGGGCCGCCTTCACCGCCGCCCCGCACTTCGCCGTGCACCTGCTCGCCGCCGGCCAGCGCGAACTGGCGGCCCGCTTCGCCGGCCCCGGCGACCGCTTCGAACGCCTCGCCACCCGGCCGGGACCCTACGGGGTACCGCTCCTCGACGGCACGATCGGCACCCTGATCTGCCGCCGCGACCGCATCGTCCCCGCCGGGGACCATCTCGTCCTCATCGGAGAGGTGCTCGACCACCACGCGGAACCCGGCGCGCCGCTGCTCTTCCTCGACGGCCGTTTCCATCGCGGTCCCGACCCGGAATCGACCTGAACAGGTATCAACCGGCCGGACGCCGACTAGAGTCGGATCACCGCGAAATGCCGTACAGCTGGTGGGTGTGCCAGTGCACAGTTCCGGGTCCGTGAAGCGACCCGGGGGAGGGCGTGTGCCCGGATGAGTAGTCGCTCCAACCGGTCGATGGGCGTGTGGGCCGAGGCGCAGCGTCAGCGGCAGCGCCAGTTGGAAGCGCACCAGCGGGAACAGCGCTACGCCGAACGGGAACTCGCCCGCAGCAACCGGGAACAGCAGGCCGCGTACCGGCAGCGCCGCGAGGCGGACGCCAGAAGGCGCACCGAGGAACTCGACACGCGGGTCGAGTCGTTGACCCGGCTGCTCGCGACGGGCTGCCGGGCCCCGGCGTTCCGCACCTCGGCCCTGCTGCGGTCCGAACAGCTGGAGCCGTTCGCCCCCGGCCGGCTCGCCGTCCCCGTCCCGGTGCCGCAGCAGAGTGCCTACCGCCCGCAGTCCGGCTGGGGTTTCGGCTCCGGCCGGCGGGCGCAGGAAGAGGCGCAGGCCCGGTACGAGCACGACCTGGCGGCCGCGCAGACCGCCGAGGCGCAGCGGCAGCAGCAACTCACCTCGCACGGCCGGCAGTACGACGCCTGGCGGGCCGCCCAGCTCGCGGAGATCCGCCGCCACAACGCCGGTATCGCGGAGAACGTCAGCGGTATGCGCCGGGGGACCCGGAGACGGTGGTGGAGTACTTCTCCGCGGCGCTGTACGCCTCCACGGCCTGGCCGGAGGGATTCCCGCGCCAGGTGTCGTGCGCCTACGACGCGCCCGCCCGCCGCCTCGTGCTGAACTGGGAGCTCCCGGGCTACGACATCGTTCCGGAGGCCAAGCTGGTGCGGTACATGCCCGGCGCGGACCAGGACAAGGAGACGGCCAGGCCGGTGGGGCAGCGCCGGGCCGTCTACCGGGACGTGGTGGCGCAGTGCGTGCTGCTGGCGCTGCGCGAACTGTTCGCGGCGGACGAGTTCGGCACCCTGGACTCGGTCACGCTGAACGGCTTCGTGGACGACCACGACCCCTCGACCGGGCTGCGGGCCCAGCTCTTCCTCGCCACGGTCGCGGCGGACCGCCAGGTCTTCGAGCGGCTGAACCTCGTCCAGGTCAGTGCGGTGGACTGTCTCGTCGACGGCCTGGGCGGCAAGCTGTCCGCGCGCCCCGACCAGCGCACCGTGGTGCGGCCCGGTGCGGTGCCGGGCGACCTGGGCCGGGGCACGGTCTCGCACGGGGGAGGCGAGGACCCGGACCTGTTCGAGATGGACCCGATCGAGTTCGAGTCGCTGGTGGCCGAGCTGTTCCGGGCCCGCGGCATGCAGGCGGTCATGACGCAGCGCTCCAACGACGGCGGAGTCGACGTCGAGGCGCTGGACCCCGACCCCATCAGCGGCGGCACGATCATCGTGCAGGTGAAGCGCTACCGCCACACCGTGCCGCCCACCGCCGTACGCGATCTGTTCGGAACGGTGCAGGGAGCGGGCGCGATCAAGGGCGTCCTGGTGACGACCTCGGGCTACGGCCCCGGCTCCTACACCTTCGCCAGCGGCAAACCGCTGACGCTGATCTCCGGCCCGGAACTCGTCGACCTGCTGGGCCGCCACGGGCTGCGCGGCCGGCTCGGCGGTGGCCCGGCGGTGCCGGCCCAGCGGACCACTCCACCGGCCGCGGCGGCCGTCCCCGACACCGAGTACAACCTGCTGGGGATGTCCTGGTCGGGGGGTGTCGCGCTGGACGTGTGCGCGCTCGTCTGCCGGGGGAACCGCGCGCTGAGCGACGACCACTTCGTCTTCTTCAACAACGCGCAGACACCCGACGGAGCGGTGCGCGCGGTGTCCCGGCCCGCCCGGGACAAAGCCGCCGTCCGGGTGGCCTTCGACGCCCTTCCCCCGAGCGCGGACCGGCTCGTGCTGGCGGTGTCGATCGACCCCGAGATCAATCCGCACGCCGACCTCGCCGGCTTCACCGACTCCTTCATCCGGCTGTCGGACGGATCGGGAGCCGAACTCGACCGGCTGGAGGTCTCCGACGGCCGGGCCGGTGAGACCGCGTTGATCCTCGGCTCCTTCCGCCGCCGGGCCAGCGGCGACTGGGAGTTCGTCATCGGCGGCAAGGGATACGAGGGCGGGCTGGAAGCACTGGTCCGGGACTACGGCATCGACGTCGGTTAGGGAATCCCACCCGGACACCGAAAAGGCTTTCGATGCGGAGTTACCCCGATGCCGCTGGAATGCGAACTCGTGTACGTGGGACGGAAATTCGAAGAGGGAATTCCGGGCGAAAGGTCAGGTATTCGGCACGCGCAGTTTCACCCAGGAAACCGGACCGGGCCAGCCGTCGGCGTCCGAACCCCGATAACCGATCTTCAGCTGGAACTTCGCGTACGAACGCCGGTCGGTATCGGTCCACCGCGGGCCCGGCCCCTGGCTGTACAGCGCCACTCCTTCGGCCACCAGCCGGCGGCCCATCGCCGTGATGATCGGGCTGTGCGGCGCGGTGTGGAACCACTGCGTGCCGGGGAACGGCTCCAGGGCGGGCGGGTGCGGGGTGGGCGCCGGACGGGGCCAGGCCGGATCGGCGGAATCGATGCCGCCCGGGTACTTCGGGTAGCCGTAGCCGTACACCCGGGGCGAGGCGCGTTCGCGCACCCGCCGGTAGACCCCGTCGCCCTCGGCCGAGCCGTTCACGTTGGTGTTGCCCTCGATCGTGTAGATGCGCGTGGCATCGAACCGCTCCACCACGCCCGTGTGCTCGGAACCGCCGGCACCGTAGAAGACCTGGGCTCCCACCGCCGGATACTCCGAGAAGCGCTGGCGCTCCCTGAACCACGCGACGCCCGTGGCGCACGCCGCGGTACGCGGGAACAGGGCGGCCGCGCCGGCGCGCAACGCCACCCAGGAGACGAACGTCGCGCACCAGGGCTGCCCCTGCGACCACTCCAGGCCGGGGACCTCGTCGCTGTACCGCTGGATGTTGTTCCAGTCGCCGTGATCACGGCCCTCGTGGACACCGACCTGCCCGGCCGCGGTCCGCATGACCGCGTCCGGATCTCCTTGTAGCGTTTGCGCCGTCAATGGATCTGCGGACATGTGCATCACCCCCGTCGGCTCCACCGTGGAGCCGGTAAAGACACAGTCCTCGGGCGACCTTGCAGAATTCGTGCAACCTGCGTGCAAGGTGCGTAGCAGGCCTACTTCTCATCCATGAGATGCGCGTGTTAAACAATGACCGTGAAAGACGCACCATCGGTCTGGGGGGAGACCATGGAGTTCCGCTTACTCGGACCTGTCACCATCGCCGACGAAAACCGTTCGATCAGCCCGGGAGGGCGTAGACAACAGGCTGTCGTGGCAGCTTTGTTGATGCACCGCAACACGTTCGTTCCGGTGCCCCGGCTCATCGACTGCGTATGGGGGGACGAGGCGCCGCCCAGCGCCGTCAACAGTCTTCAGAGCTATGTCTCGCGGTTCAGGAAACTCCTGGAACCGGGGCCGCCCGACGGATCGGTGCGCCTGGTGCGCAGCGTTCCCGGCGGGTACTCCCTGCACGCTCCCGACGAACAGGTCGACGGAGTCCGGTTCGCGCGGCTCGTGTCGGAGGGCCGGTCGCTGCTGGAGGTGGGTCGCGCCATGGAGGCGTACCGCTGTCTGACCAGGGCGCTGCGGCTGTGGCGCGGCCCCGCGATGGCCGGTCTCGCCGAACACGAACCGCTCGCCGCGGAGATCGCGAGGCTGGAGGAGCTGCGGACGTCCGCGACCGAGTACCAGGCGACGGCCGCCCTGGCGCTCGGCCGGAACGAGGAGGCCGTCGCCCTGCTGAAGGGCGTCATCCGCGAATGCCCGCTCCGGGAGGGGCCGCGCGCCGGCCTCATGCTGGCGCTCTACCGCTCGGGCCGGCAGGCCGAGGCGCTCGCCCTGTTCAGAACGACCCGGGAGATGCTCGTCGACGAACTGGGAGTGGAGCCGGGCCATGAACTGGCCCGGCTCCAGCAGTCGATCCTCCGCCAGGACCCGGCGCTCGTCAGGCCGGCCCTGCCCGTCTAGCGGAGGAGGGACGAAGGAACGGCCGGACGCGGCTCAGCGAGTGGCGATCGCCGGGTCGCTCATACCGGGCTTGCCGGTCTCGACATGGCCGGCCAGCCGGCGCAGGAAGGCGCCGTCCTGGTCGGAGCGGACCGTCAGGTCGTACCAGTCGTGGCTGTGCCGCGGGTGCGCGATGTGGACGGCGCGCGCGCCGGGCCGCAGCCGGTACGTGGCCGGGCGCTCGTGCCCGTACCCGTCCTTGACGGTGAGCTTGACGGTCGTGGTGCCCGGATTGCTGAGCACCAGCCGCACCTGGCCGCTGCTCCGGTCATGGGCCGCGGTGACCTCGGGGCCCCGGCTGCCGGCGTGGCCCGCGAACTGCCGCAGGAAGCCGTTGGGTCCGTGCACGGTGACGTCGTAGGCGCTGTGCCCCGCAGGAGCGATGGCCAGGCTGTCGGACAGCCGCCGTCCCGCCTCGACGGTGTACGTCCACGGGCCGTCCGCGGCGGTGGCGGAGGTGACGTACAGGTTCGCGCCGGCCTTGCCGTGGTTGGCGAAGTCGATCTTCAGCCGGTGGCCCTTGACGTCGACCCCGGCGTCGGCGGCCAGGTCGTACGGCAGCGCGCGGGCCGGGCGCAGACCGGGTTCCTGCTTCGGCAGCACCGGGTTGGCCGGGGGCACCGGCACGTAGTCGGGGTGCCGGTCGCGGTCCGGCGGGACGTAGCCGGCGGTGTCGGGGAGCGACGGGACCCTGGTGTCGGTCCTGCCGAACTGGAACGCGGTGGTGAGGTCGCCGCAGACCGCCCGGCGCCAGGGCGAGATGTTGGGCTCGTGGACGCCGAAGCGCTGCTCGATGAACCGGATGATCGAGGTGTGGTCGAAGACCTGGGAGTTGACCCAGCCGCCCTTGCTCCACGGGGACACCACGAACATCGGGACCCGCTGTCCCAGGCCGTAGGCGCCGGGCACGCTGTGGTCGGTTCCGGTGGGCGTGAACAGCTCGCCCGTGATGTCCACCGTCGACTTCCCCTGCGCCGGGGAGGACGGCGGGTACGGCGGCACGGCGTGGTCGAAGAAGCCGTCGTTCTCGTCGTAGGTGATGAAGACCGCGGTCTTGCTCCACACCTCGGGGTTGGAGGTCAGCGCGTCGAGCACCTGGGAGATGTACCAGGCGCCGTAGTTGACCGGCCAGTTCGGGTGCTCGGTGAAGGCCTCGGGCGCCGCGATCCAGGAGACCGCGGGCAGCCGGTCGGCCGCCACGTCGGCCTTGAGAATGTCGAAGAAGCCCTCGCCCGCCTTGGCGTCGGTGCCGGTGCGGGCCTTGTCGTAGAGCGGGTCGCCCGGCTTCGCGTTGCGGTACTGGTCGAAGTAGAGCAGCGAGTTGTCGCCGTAGTTGCCCCGGTAGGCGTCCTCGATCCAGCCCCAGCCGCCGGCCGCGTCGAGGCCGTCGCCCACGTCCTGGTAGATCTTCCAGGAGACCCCGGCCTTCTCCAGGCGCTCGGGGTACGTCGTCCAGGAGTAGCCGGCCTCGGCGTTGGTGATGACGGGTCCGCCGCCGGTGCCGTCGTTGCCGACGAAGCCGGTCCACATGTAGTAGCGGTTGGGGTCCGTGGGGCCGAGCAGCGAGCAGTGGTACGCGTCGCAGATGGTGAACGTGTCGGCCAGCGCGTAGTGGAAGGGGATGTCCTCGCGCGTCAGGTAGGCCATCGTCGTCGCGGTCTTGGCCGGCACCCAGCGGTCGTACTTGCCCTGGTTGAAGGCGGCGTGGCCGCCGTTCCAGTCGTGGTTGAGGTCCTGGAGGAACTGCAGGCCGAGATTGTCCGCCTCCGGGTGGAAGGGCAGGACGTCCTTAGTGCCGTCGGACTGGTGGAAGACCGTCTTGCCGCTGGGCAGCACCACCGGCCGGGGGTCACCGAACCCGCGGGTGCCGCGCAGCGTACCGAAGTAGTGGTCGAAGGATCGGTTCTCCTGCATCAGGACGACGATGTGCTCGACGTCGCGCAGCGAGCCGGTGCGGCGGTTCGCCGGGATCTCCGCGGCTCGGGCGATGCTGTTCGACAGCATGGAGGCGGCGGCGGTGCCACCGGCCAGCTGCATGAATCGTCGGCGGTCGATGGCGGTCATGAGAGGCCGGCCTCCAGGGTCGTCCGTGGCAGTGCGGATGCGCTGACAGTCTCCTCAGGTGGTGGAGAACCCGCCGTGACCGTTGGATGGAACCACGGTGAACACTCCGCCAACCGCGATCACTCGCGGGCGAGCGACATGCTCGCACTCACCGGCACCGAAACCAAGAGGGACGCCCCGGTCCCGCACCACCCGGGCCGGAGACCGCCGAACCCGCCGGATTCTCATCACGTACATCACAAACGGTCAGGTCCGGGGCCATATCGCTCCCATCGGGCG from the Streptomyces sp. RKAG293 genome contains:
- a CDS encoding phosphocholine-specific phospholipase C translates to MTAIDRRRFMQLAGGTAAASMLSNSIARAAEIPANRRTGSLRDVEHIVVLMQENRSFDHYFGTLRGTRGFGDPRPVVLPSGKTVFHQSDGTKDVLPFHPEADNLGLQFLQDLNHDWNGGHAAFNQGKYDRWVPAKTATTMAYLTREDIPFHYALADTFTICDAYHCSLLGPTDPNRYYMWTGFVGNDGTGGGPVITNAEAGYSWTTYPERLEKAGVSWKIYQDVGDGLDAAGGWGWIEDAYRGNYGDNSLLYFDQYRNAKPGDPLYDKARTGTDAKAGEGFFDILKADVAADRLPAVSWIAAPEAFTEHPNWPVNYGAWYISQVLDALTSNPEVWSKTAVFITYDENDGFFDHAVPPYPPSSPAQGKSTVDITGELFTPTGTDHSVPGAYGLGQRVPMFVVSPWSKGGWVNSQVFDHTSIIRFIEQRFGVHEPNISPWRRAVCGDLTTAFQFGRTDTRVPSLPDTAGYVPPDRDRHPDYVPVPPANPVLPKQEPGLRPARALPYDLAADAGVDVKGHRLKIDFANHGKAGANLYVTSATAADGPWTYTVEAGRRLSDSLAIAPAGHSAYDVTVHGPNGFLRQFAGHAGSRGPEVTAAHDRSSGQVRLVLSNPGTTTVKLTVKDGYGHERPATYRLRPGARAVHIAHPRHSHDWYDLTVRSDQDGAFLRRLAGHVETGKPGMSDPAIATR
- a CDS encoding flavin reductase family protein, whose translation is MSADGAVTADEAVRERQRPLRSVLGRFATGVAVVTTVRRGRPAGLTVNSFTSLSLDPPLVLWCLNRASNHRAAFTAAPHFAVHLLAAGQRELAARFAGPGDRFERLATRPGPYGVPLLDGTIGTLICRRDRIVPAGDHLVLIGEVLDHHAEPGAPLLFLDGRFHRGPDPEST
- a CDS encoding tetratricopeptide repeat protein → MNEVVPTHHWVRGGLVRDREAAMERLGLPAGPVMVVNAHRGLRGPYTAAGTLVRAMVPDVLLRDRKLVERYDIELLSAAPDLRSVVPNSRETLTSMALPAERTRYYARLRTTRISNGLVEFVRDGLAADGPRVLVVENADRAEATDLEFLTALVRRIDPTHLTVVVRSGGTGPADEALLAVLAARAQVTEVHPSAAADGPADAWAYVATDCTTDEPAPLAAYEALDPAARALLHDRRAAELAERDEESLRLGAIAHHLEHGSDPGGAGVPAVFHAMDHSLCNGFYEACVDYGRRGLALVDPRTEHDRWWAFTKGVTLSLSILGRTYEAEKLDDQARLNSVKPAVHMAAAYNTAMLYTRHNDPEDRDEFKAKAWLNSAIATASLIENRGDRAFQSAFYKNGLALVEVNLGEPTEALRLVDEAISSLDELLGPDEHVLHRSVLKNNRARVYLSLGRIQEALADYAIVIREDPNHAEHYLERGNILRRLGRPEEAFEDYARAMRLSPPFPEIYYNRGDLRLNEGDTEGALADFGYVIELVPEFVDAYVNRAGLLLEAGELDAAEQDANTGLGHEPDNPYLHAVLGQVHAEREEFEESRAAFDRALAADPDMITALSGRAALAYDMGELDTAALDLGHAVELQPDDPALRYNRAFVHQDTGHWEEALADLEIAAGLAPDDSDITEALDTCRRKAAAAR
- a CDS encoding peptidoglycan-binding protein, which produces MRTAAGQVGVHEGRDHGDWNNIQRYSDEVPGLEWSQGQPWCATFVSWVALRAGAAALFPRTAACATGVAWFRERQRFSEYPAVGAQVFYGAGGSEHTGVVERFDATRIYTIEGNTNVNGSAEGDGVYRRVRERASPRVYGYGYPKYPGGIDSADPAWPRPAPTPHPPALEPFPGTQWFHTAPHSPIITAMGRRLVAEGVALYSQGPGPRWTDTDRRSYAKFQLKIGYRGSDADGWPGPVSWVKLRVPNT
- a CDS encoding AfsR/SARP family transcriptional regulator; translated protein: MEFRLLGPVTIADENRSISPGGRRQQAVVAALLMHRNTFVPVPRLIDCVWGDEAPPSAVNSLQSYVSRFRKLLEPGPPDGSVRLVRSVPGGYSLHAPDEQVDGVRFARLVSEGRSLLEVGRAMEAYRCLTRALRLWRGPAMAGLAEHEPLAAEIARLEELRTSATEYQATAALALGRNEEAVALLKGVIRECPLREGPRAGLMLALYRSGRQAEALALFRTTREMLVDELGVEPGHELARLQQSILRQDPALVRPALPV